Within Azoarcus sp. DD4, the genomic segment CACTGCTGGAAGGCGTGCGTACCGCCGCCGCAGATGCCGACGTTGAGCTTGCGGGCGATACCCGACAGCGCCGCACGTATCGCCTCCAGCTGCGCCAGCACCATCTCGTGTCCGTCGCAGATGCCGGTCGAGATCTCAATCATCGAATCGGTCATTTCCGGCTTGATTTCGCCGGTGATGTCCAGGCCGTCGGTCAGGCGCAACATGTCCTCGGCGACGCCGACGAGGTCGTAGTCGTGCGTGCTGACCAGCTGGAGCTCGAGTTCGACGCCCAGCGACAGCGCGCGCGAAGGCGAAAAGGCTTCCAGGCTCATGACTTATCTCCGCTGCGATGCTCACGGGCGTGGATCAGCGCGCGCTGGGTGGCGACAGGCCCGACCAGGCCCAGCACCGCGACCATGCTCATCACCACCGGGGCGAGCTGGTCGGCAAAGCTCGGATAGAGCATGCGCACGTCTTCCACCAGCAGCACCGCGACGGCGGACAAGGGCAGCAACGCCACGCCCAGCGCAAAGCTCTTGCGCAGCCCCAGCCCGCTCTTCGCGCCGAACATCATCACGCCGCCCAGCTTGGCGACGATGCGCACCAGCACCGCCACCAGCGCCGCAGCCAGCCCCTGGGCGAGCTGGGTGGCGCTGACCGCCGCGCCGCTCAGCATGAAGAGCGCGATCACCAGCACGCCGCCGGCGGTCCCGAGATGTTGCGGCCAGCGATGCGGACGTGGGTCGTGCCACTTCACCAGCAGGCCAGCCAGCAGTGGCGCCAGCAGGGTCGGCAGGCGCAGCGCGGTAAGCACCGCGATCGCGGCCAGCAGCAGGCCGAAGATCGCCACCGCGCCCTGCTCGGTGCCGGGATCGACCGCCCGCCGCAGGCCGACGAAGGCGACGGCCACCAGCGTGCCCACCAGCAGCGACCCGGCGAAGAGGTAGAGCGGGTGCAGCACCGCCACCCACCAGGTCTGCACCTCGGCGCCGTAGAGGGCGCCCATCACCAGCTTGAACAGGATCACCGAATAGCCGACGTTGAGCGCGCACAAGGCCTGCAGCCTTTCGGTCACCTGCCCCGCCGCACGCAGCTCGGCGGTCACGCGCATCACGATCGCCGGCGAGGTCCCGACCGAGATCGCCGCCACCGCCAGCGCCACCTCCTTGCCGACACCGATCGCCAGCAGCGCGCCCAGGGTCAGCACGAAGCTGAGCGCCGCCTCGGCCAGGCTGGAGGCGAGTATCCAGGGGTTGGCGCGGAACCAGCGCAGGTCGAGGCGGATGCCGAGCTCGAACAGCAGCAGCGCCAGCGCCAGATCGAGCACGCCGCGCCAGGTCACCAGGTCGTCCTGCGCGAAACCGCCCAGCACCAGCGGACCGAGCACCAGGCCGCACAGGGCATAACCGGTGACACGCGGCAAGCCCGCGCGACGGCCTAGCAGTTCGCCGACCAGCGCCGTTGCCAACAGCGCCACCGCAAAGAACAGCAACACGCCGAAGCGCGGCGGCCATTCCGGCCAAAGGGGAAGATCCATCAGCAAAGTCCTCCGGAAGGGGTGTCCCCACCCCGGTGCCTGCTCCCGCGATGGCGTGATTATAGTTCGTGCAAATATTTCGAGCGCTTGCGGCAAACCCGCAAACCGGCAATGGACGGCGTTTTGTCGTTTCAGCTTGGCTTCAGCCACCCCACGGATACTTGGCAACACCGGGCCGCCGAGCCCATCCACTACACTTCCGACCGGAGGGAACGCCATGAATTCAACCCGCACCCGCATCGCCACCATCGCTGCCACCGTCCTTGTCAGCGTGGGCCTGCTTGCCAGTCCTGCCGGCCACGCCGACGACAAGCTCGACCAGGGCGAAGTCCGCCAGTTGCGCGAGACCGGCAAGATCCTGCCGATGGAAGACATCCTCGCCCGCAGCCGCGCCGCCCAGCCGGGCCAGATCGTGGAGGTCGAACTCGACCGCGAAAACGGCAAGTATGTCTACGAGGTCAAGCTGATCGACGAGCGCAACGCGATACACAAGCTAGAGCTCGACGCCGCCAGCGGCGAAGTGCTCCGCCGCCGGCAGAAGTAAGCCACGATGCGTCTGCTGATCGCAGAAGACGACACGGCGCTGGGCGAGCAGTTGCGCCAGCGCCTGGTCGCCGAGGGCTACGCGGTGGATCTCGCCGCCAACGGCATCGACGCCGGCCACCTCGGCGCCACCGAGCCCTACGACGCGGTGGTCCTCGACCTCGGCCTGCCCGGCCGCGCCGGCCTGGACCTGCTGCGCGACTGGCGCACGGCCGCCAACCACGTCCCGGTGCTCATCCTTACCGCGCGTGACGGCTGGAGCGAGCGCGTCGCCGGCCTGCAGGCGGGCGCCGACGACTACCTCGGCAAGCCCTTCCATGTCGAAGAACTGCTCGCCCGCATCCAGGCACTGCTGCGCCGGGCAGCGCCGGTGCGCAGCCCCGAACTGCGCGTCGGCACGGCCCGACTGGACGAAGGCCGCCAGTGCCTGATCGAGGCGGACGGCAGCAGCCGTGCGCTCACCGCCACCGAATTCCGCATGCTGCGCTACTTTCTGCGCCACCCCGGCGAGGTCATCTCGAAAACGCGGCTGGCCGAACACGTCTACGACTACGACGGCGACCGCGACAGCAACGTGATCGAGGTCTACA encodes:
- a CDS encoding cation:proton antiporter → MDLPLWPEWPPRFGVLLFFAVALLATALVGELLGRRAGLPRVTGYALCGLVLGPLVLGGFAQDDLVTWRGVLDLALALLLFELGIRLDLRWFRANPWILASSLAEAALSFVLTLGALLAIGVGKEVALAVAAISVGTSPAIVMRVTAELRAAGQVTERLQALCALNVGYSVILFKLVMGALYGAEVQTWWVAVLHPLYLFAGSLLVGTLVAVAFVGLRRAVDPGTEQGAVAIFGLLLAAIAVLTALRLPTLLAPLLAGLLVKWHDPRPHRWPQHLGTAGGVLVIALFMLSGAAVSATQLAQGLAAALVAVLVRIVAKLGGVMMFGAKSGLGLRKSFALGVALLPLSAVAVLLVEDVRMLYPSFADQLAPVVMSMVAVLGLVGPVATQRALIHAREHRSGDKS
- a CDS encoding PepSY domain-containing protein, giving the protein MNSTRTRIATIAATVLVSVGLLASPAGHADDKLDQGEVRQLRETGKILPMEDILARSRAAQPGQIVEVELDRENGKYVYEVKLIDERNAIHKLELDAASGEVLRRRQK
- a CDS encoding response regulator transcription factor — encoded protein: MRLLIAEDDTALGEQLRQRLVAEGYAVDLAANGIDAGHLGATEPYDAVVLDLGLPGRAGLDLLRDWRTAANHVPVLILTARDGWSERVAGLQAGADDYLGKPFHVEELLARIQALLRRAAPVRSPELRVGTARLDEGRQCLIEADGSSRALTATEFRMLRYFLRHPGEVISKTRLAEHVYDYDGDRDSNVIEVYIRRLRVLLGQDCIETRRGQGYIFHPPVAAP